The Streptomyces sp. NBC_00224 genome has a window encoding:
- the recF gene encoding DNA replication/repair protein RecF, with amino-acid sequence MHVTHLSLADFRSYARVEVPLDPGVTAFVGANGQGKTNLVEAVGYLATLGSHRVSSDAPLVRMGADRAVIRAAVTQGERSQLIELELNPGRANRARINRSSQVRPRDVLGIVRTVLFAPEDLALVKGDPGERRRFLDELVTARSPRMAAVRSDYDRVLKQRNTLLKSAAMARRHGGRGMDLSTLDVWDQHLAQVGAELLAQRLDLIATLQPLADKAYEQLAPGGGPVALEYRPSAQGAAATREDLYGQLMAALAEVRKQEIERGVTLVGPHRDDLLLKLGQLPAKGYASHGESWSYALALRLASYDLLRAEGNEPVLVLDDVFAELDARRRERLAELVAPGEQVLVTAAVDDDVPGVLAGARYEVAAGEVARV; translated from the coding sequence ATGCACGTCACGCATCTCTCGCTGGCCGACTTCCGCTCGTACGCCCGGGTCGAGGTTCCGCTCGACCCGGGCGTCACCGCTTTCGTCGGGGCCAACGGCCAGGGCAAGACCAATCTCGTCGAGGCGGTCGGCTATCTCGCGACCCTCGGCAGCCACCGGGTCTCCTCGGACGCGCCGCTGGTGCGCATGGGCGCCGACCGGGCGGTCATCCGCGCGGCCGTGACCCAGGGCGAGCGCTCCCAGCTGATCGAGCTGGAGCTGAACCCGGGCCGCGCCAACCGGGCCCGAATCAATCGATCCTCGCAGGTCAGACCACGTGACGTGCTGGGGATAGTGCGGACCGTCCTCTTCGCGCCGGAGGATCTGGCGCTGGTCAAGGGCGACCCCGGCGAGCGCCGCAGGTTCCTGGACGAGCTGGTCACCGCGCGCTCCCCGCGCATGGCGGCCGTCCGCTCCGACTACGACCGCGTCCTCAAGCAGCGCAACACCCTGCTGAAGTCGGCCGCGATGGCCCGGCGCCACGGCGGCCGTGGCATGGACCTGTCGACGCTCGACGTGTGGGACCAGCATCTGGCGCAGGTGGGCGCCGAGCTGCTCGCCCAGCGGCTCGACCTGATCGCGACGCTCCAGCCGCTCGCCGACAAGGCCTACGAGCAGCTGGCGCCCGGCGGCGGTCCGGTGGCGCTGGAGTACCGCCCCTCGGCGCAGGGCGCGGCTGCCACCCGTGAGGACCTGTACGGGCAGCTGATGGCCGCGCTCGCGGAGGTGCGCAAGCAGGAGATCGAGCGGGGCGTGACGCTGGTCGGGCCGCACCGCGACGACCTGCTGCTCAAGCTGGGCCAGCTCCCGGCCAAGGGGTACGCCAGCCACGGCGAATCCTGGTCGTACGCACTGGCGCTGCGGCTCGCCTCGTACGACCTGCTGCGGGCCGAGGGCAACGAGCCGGTCCTGGTCCTGGACGACGTCTTCGCGGAGCTGGACGCCAGGCGCCGCGAACGGCTGGCGGAGCTGGTGGCTCCGGGCGAGCAGGTGCTGGTGACGGCGGCCGTGG
- the gnd gene encoding phosphogluconate dehydrogenase (NAD(+)-dependent, decarboxylating) — MELGLVGLGKMGGNMRERIRRAGHTVIGYDRNPDVADVHSLEELVGKLKGPRVVWVMVPAGAATQSTIDELAELLSPGDVVVDGGNSRWTDDEKHAVELGLKGIGFVDCGVSGGVWGLENGYALMYGGDAENVAKVQPVFDALKPEGEFGSVHAGKVGAGHFAKMVHNGIEYAMMQAYAEGWELLEKVDSVTDVREVFRSWQEGTVIRSWLLDLAVNALDDDEHLDQLRGFAADSGEGRWTVEAAIDNAVPLPAITASLFARFASRQDDSPQMKMIAALRNQFGGHAVESKK; from the coding sequence ATGGAGCTCGGTCTCGTCGGCCTCGGCAAGATGGGCGGCAACATGCGCGAGCGGATTCGCCGCGCAGGCCACACCGTCATCGGTTACGACCGCAACCCGGACGTCGCCGATGTCCACAGCCTCGAAGAGCTTGTGGGCAAGCTCAAGGGCCCGCGGGTGGTCTGGGTGATGGTCCCGGCCGGTGCCGCGACCCAGTCGACCATCGACGAGCTGGCCGAGCTGCTCTCCCCCGGCGACGTGGTCGTCGACGGCGGCAACTCCCGCTGGACCGACGACGAGAAGCACGCCGTCGAGCTGGGCCTCAAGGGCATCGGCTTCGTCGACTGCGGTGTCTCCGGCGGCGTCTGGGGCCTGGAGAACGGCTACGCGCTGATGTACGGCGGCGACGCCGAGAACGTGGCGAAGGTCCAGCCGGTCTTCGACGCGCTGAAGCCCGAGGGCGAGTTCGGCTCGGTCCACGCGGGCAAGGTCGGCGCCGGCCACTTCGCCAAGATGGTCCACAACGGCATCGAGTACGCGATGATGCAGGCGTACGCCGAGGGCTGGGAGCTCCTGGAGAAGGTCGACTCCGTCACCGACGTCCGCGAGGTCTTCCGCAGCTGGCAGGAGGGCACGGTCATCCGTTCCTGGCTGCTGGACCTGGCGGTCAACGCCCTCGACGACGACGAGCACCTCGACCAGCTGCGTGGCTTCGCCGCGGACTCCGGCGAGGGCCGGTGGACCGTGGAGGCGGCCATCGACAACGCCGTGCCGCTGCCCGCGATCACCGCGTCGCTGTTCGCGCGGTTCGCGTCCCGTCAGGACGACTCCCCGCAGATGAAGATGATCGCGGCGCTGCGCAACCAGTTCGGCGGCCACGCGGTCGAGTCCAAGAAGTAA
- the dnaN gene encoding DNA polymerase III subunit beta yields MKIRVERDVLAEAVAWVARSLPARPPAPVLAGLLLKAENGALSFSSFDYEVSARVSVDAEVDEDGTVLVSGRLLADICRALPNRPVEISTDGVRATVVCGSSRFTLHTLPVEEYPALPQMPTATGTVPGEVFASAAAQVAIAAGRDDTLPVLTGVRIEIEGDTVTLASTDRYRFAVREFLWKPENPDASAVALVPAKTLLDTAKALTSGDTVTLALSGSGAGEGLIGFEGAGRRTTTRLLEGDLPKYRTLFPTEFNSVAVIETAPFVEAVKRVSLVAERNTPVRLSFEQGVLILEAGSSDDAQAVERVDANLEGDDISIAFNPTFLLDGLSAIDSPVAQLSFTTSTKPALLSGKPALDAEADDAYKYLIMPVRLSG; encoded by the coding sequence GTGAAGATCCGGGTGGAGCGCGATGTTCTCGCGGAGGCGGTGGCGTGGGTGGCCCGCAGCCTCCCGGCCCGTCCGCCCGCGCCGGTGCTCGCGGGCCTTCTTCTGAAGGCGGAGAACGGCGCCCTCAGCTTCTCCAGCTTCGACTACGAGGTCTCGGCGCGGGTCTCGGTCGACGCCGAGGTCGACGAGGACGGCACGGTGCTCGTCTCCGGCCGCCTGCTCGCCGACATCTGCCGCGCCCTGCCCAACCGCCCGGTGGAGATTTCCACAGACGGTGTACGGGCGACGGTGGTCTGCGGCTCCTCCCGCTTCACCCTCCACACCCTGCCTGTGGAGGAGTACCCGGCGCTGCCGCAGATGCCGACCGCGACCGGCACCGTTCCCGGTGAGGTCTTCGCCTCCGCCGCCGCCCAGGTCGCCATCGCCGCCGGACGCGACGACACCCTGCCGGTGCTGACCGGCGTCCGGATCGAGATCGAGGGCGACACGGTCACCCTGGCCTCGACCGACCGCTACCGCTTCGCGGTCCGCGAGTTCCTGTGGAAGCCGGAGAACCCGGACGCCTCCGCGGTCGCCCTGGTGCCCGCCAAGACGCTCCTGGACACCGCCAAGGCCCTGACCAGCGGTGACACCGTCACCCTCGCGCTGTCGGGCTCGGGCGCCGGCGAGGGCCTGATCGGCTTCGAGGGCGCCGGCCGGCGCACCACCACCCGGCTGCTCGAAGGCGACCTGCCGAAGTACCGGACGCTGTTCCCCACCGAGTTCAACTCGGTCGCGGTGATCGAGACCGCGCCCTTCGTCGAGGCCGTCAAGCGCGTCTCCCTGGTCGCCGAGCGCAACACTCCGGTCCGCCTCAGCTTCGAGCAGGGCGTGCTCATCCTGGAGGCCGGTTCCAGCGACGACGCACAGGCTGTGGAAAGGGTCGACGCCAACCTGGAGGGCGACGACATCTCGATCGCCTTCAACCCGACCTTCCTGCTCGACGGCCTGAGCGCCATCGACTCCCCGGTCGCCCAGCTCTCCTTCACCACCTCGACCAAGCCGGCGCTGCTGAGCGGCAAGCCCGCGCTCGACGCCGAGGCGGACGACGCGTACAAGTACCTGATCATGCCGGTGCGTCTCTCCGGCTGA